A window of the Harmonia axyridis chromosome 5, icHarAxyr1.1, whole genome shotgun sequence genome harbors these coding sequences:
- the LOC123681278 gene encoding retinol dehydrogenase 13-like, with protein MIYYTFDQLYCILLYFVKRLYVIIWKKQNVSVKCLVGKTAIVTGSSSGIGYATAVTLASRGCKVILADCVNQKTEDKIIETTGNKDITFCHIDLSSLRSVRNFASEICKKEDKIDILINNAGIGVTKKTVSEDGLNYLMQVNVFGAFLLTHLLIEPLKKSGSARVLFTSSMAAVIHNLKLKNLNKTDFEMNDIYRERLYCNSKACNILVAQEFAKKLERYGITVNSVEPYVVKTPILKNVEDFDSAIVKMAIACVVLTAKDALDVAADFLCVITKNNPRRTNGLHFVLSSVGDKPWIFNDQKYCKDMWAAMEDLVKLKPEERIVQKNSC; from the exons ATGATCTATTATACGTTCGATCAGttgtattgtattttgttgTATTTTGTGAAGAGACTGTATgttattatttggaaaaaacaaaatgtgTCTGTGAAATGTTTAGTTGGGAAAACAGCAATTGTGACTGGATCTAGTTCAG GTATTGGCTATGCTACAGCTGTCACTTTGGCCTCAAGAGGTTGTAAAGTTATTTTGGCAGATTGTGTTAATCAAAAAACTGAAGATAAAATAATAGAGACCACTGGCAACAAAGATATTACTTTCTGTCATATAGATCTCTCCTCACTACGTTCTGTGAGGAACTTTGCTTCCGAAATATGCAAGAAAGAAGATAAAATTGACATTCTGATAAATAATGCAGGTATTGGAGTAACAAAGAAAACAGTTTCGGAAGATGGTTTAAATTACCTCATGCAAGTTAACGTCTTCGGAGCTTTCTTACTCACCCATCTTTTAATTG AGCCTTTAAAAAAATCAGGATCTGCCAGAGTATTATTCACAAGTTCTATGGCGGCAGTTATTCATAATCTCAAACTCAAAAACCTAAATAAAACGGATTTTGAGATGAATGATATATATCGAGAAAGGTTGTATTGTAATTCCAAGGCATGCAACATATTAGTAGCTCAAGAGTTTGCCAAAAAGTTGGAGCGATATGGAATAACTGTCAATtcagtggagccatatgttgtGAAAACTCCAATAttaaaaaatgtggaagacttcgATAGTGCTATTGTAAAAATGGCAATAGCATGTGTTGTACTCACTGCTAAG gATGCTCTCGATGTGGCTGCTGATTTTTTATGTGTAATTACCAAAAATAATCCTCGAAGAACTAATGGATTACATTTTGTACTTTCTTCCGTTGGGGACAAACCTTGGATCTTCAATGACCAAAAATATTGCAAGGACATGTGGGCCGCAATGGAGGATTTAGTCAAATTAAAACCTGAAGAAAGAATAGTACAAAAGAATTCTTGCTAA
- the LOC123681275 gene encoding uncharacterized protein LOC123681275: MESDSDTDLEFTPLSTREAANLRTLGSLPDASKKMYIRAYNLFLEWKVEQNAQSFSENVLVAYFGELAEKFKSSTLWAQYSMLRMTLSTHNNIDIANYLRLKAFLNRQSDGYRPKKSKIFTANDINKFIKYAPDEKYLVTKVGAIMGIIGACKRHELHQMKITNFIDLGSAVLVTIPDTKTKSIRSFTVTSPYYEIYKKYANLRPSDAYNPWFFINYQKGKCTGNRIGVNKLGGMGKEIAKYLKLPNPELYTGHCFRRSSATILVDGGADITSLKCHGDWRSTAVAQGFIDNSEQNVFDIGVTGSIDTFCNVSASTSSLQEISNTSSQLWALDNTVTEISACTKPSNSDQDAIDNENRYKDPDIGDPLEPENIEKIINTEIDEPAFQEDEATLVQPPQMIILPDQSASTIHSSNTVLQAVKTLQVPKQSSTPNDSWFKNAATAILRINTNLSYSVIRLEKEQSSASNAKEHEVFNKLQEILNSSINSMIQIRKNLRAEFISSINSTKFFPKTASDTGTANSGQKRKLPESSQNPAKRLRIQNSPAPIRIVLSNSTGTTSHTIPATSHTIPATSHTIPATSHTIPAIYHTIPATYRTIPATFHTIPATYHTIPVTYRTIPATSHTITSKPHTASKGYLKVKSFGQLQTDSFPDISVPEVVNNTEKDPLEDDENIAEDKSENSKDDVYEPEKPLTEIIADMVTNGVEQIYPIEETLQIKQEDCEYTENSDESEDINDIKIEHIEIPWDGISEGNNSEQNGHFTKCSENFVSDVEVKSEPEEYLYRVEDCSVPRKLSEEG; this comes from the exons ATGGAAAGTGATAGTGATACTGACTTGGAATTTACACCTCTAAGCACAAGAGAAGCAGCAAATTTAAGAACACTCGGTTCATTACCGGACGCTTCCAAGAAAATGTACATTCGAGCTTATAACCTATTTCTAGAGTGGAAAGTAGAACAAAACGCACAATCGTTTTCTGAGAACGTTCTAGTTGCTTATTTTGGCGAGTTGGCTGAGAAATTCAAAAGTTCGACATTATGGGCACAATACTCAATGTTGCGAATGACTCTCAGTACTCATAATAATATAGATATTGCAAACTACTTAAGACTGAAAGCATTCCTTAATCGACAGTCTGACGGTTACAGACCCAAGAAGTCGAAGATCTTTACGGCAAATGacatcaataaatttattaaatatgCCCCAGATGAGAAATATTTAGTGACAAAA GTCGGAGCAATCATGGGCATCATTGGCGCTTGTAAAAGACATGAATTACACCAAATGAAAATAACTAATTTCATTGATTTGGGTTCAGCTGTTTTAGTAACTATACCAGACACTAAAACCAAAAGTATACGAAGTTTTACAGTAACTAGTCCTTACTATGAAATTTACAAGAAATATGCAAATCTCCGCCCTTCAGATGCATATAATCCATGGTTCTTCATTAATTATCAAAAAGGAAAATGTACCGGCAACAGAATAGGCGTGAATAAACTTGGAGGAATGGGAAAAGAGATTgctaaatatttaaaattgccAAACCCTGAATTATACACCGGACACTGCTTTCGTCGATCTTCAGCAACAATTCTTGTGGATGGTGGTGCTGACATAACTAGTTTAAAGTGTCATGGTGACTGGAGGTCCACGGCAGTAGCCCAGGGATTTATCGATAATTCGGAACAAAATGTGTTCGACATAG GTGTGACTGGCTCAATTGATACATTTTGTAATGTATCGGCATCCACTAGTTCCCTACAAGAGATTTCAAATACTTCTTCTCAACTGTGGGCACTTGATAATACTGTTACTGAGATTTCAGCATGTACTAAACCTTCTAATAGTGATCAAG ATGCAATTGACAACGAAAATCGATATAAAGATCCAGATATCGGAGACCCTTTGGAGCcagaaaatatagagaaaataataaacaccGAAATTGATGAACCTGCCTTCCAAGAGGATGAAGCCACCCTAGTTCAACCACCTCAAATG ATCATTCTGCCAGATCAAAGTGCTTCTACAATTCATAGTTCAAACACAGTCCTCCAAGCTGTGAAAACATTACAAGTTCCCAAGCAGTCTTCAACTCCGAATGATTCATGGTTCAAGAACGCTGCCACAGCAATTTTAAGGATCAACACGAATTTATCCTACTCAGTGATTCGACTGGAAAAGGAACAATCCAGCGCCAGCAACGCTAAAGAACATGAAGTCTTCAACAAGCTACAAGAGATCTTGAACAGTTCCATCAATTCCATGATCCAGATCAGGAAGAATTTGAGAGCAGAATTCATTTCGAGCATCAACTCCACTAAGTTTTTTCCAAAGACAGCCTCCGATACGGGAACCGCTAATTCTGGTCAAAAAAGAAAACTTCCTGAGTCTTCTCAAAATCCAGCAAAGAGATTGAGGATTCAAAATTCACCTGCACCAATCAGAATTGTCCTAAGCAACAGTACTGGGACAACATCTCATACTATCCCAGCAACATCTCATACTATCCCAGCAACATCACATACTATCCCAGCAACATCTCATACTATCCCAGCAATATATCATACTATCCCAGCAACATATCGAACTATCCCAGCAACATTTCATACTATCCCAGCAACATATCATACTATCCCAGTAACATATCGTACTATTCCAGCAACATCTCATACTATCACATCAAAACCTCATACTGCATCTAAAGGTTATTTGAAAGTGAAAAGTTTTGGACAGCTACAAACGGATTCTTTTCCTGACATAAGTGTGCCAGAAGTAGTGAATAATACAGAAAAAGATCCTCTCGAAGATGATGAAAATATAGCTGAAGACAAAAGTGAAAATAGCAAAGATGATGTTTATGAACCAGAAAAACCTTTAACGGAAATTATTGCTGATATGGTTACAAATGGAGTGGAACAAATTTATCCAATAGAGGAGACATTGCAAATAAAACAAGAAGATTGTGAATATACAGAAAATAGTGATGAAAGTGAGGACATAAATGATATAAAGATAGAGCACATCGAAATTCCATGGGATGGTATAAGTGAAGGAAATAATAGTGAACAAAACGGACATTTTACTAAGTGTAGTGAGAATTTCGTGAGTGACGTTGAAGTCAAATCAGAACCCGAAGAATATTTGTATAGGGTTGAAGATTGTTCTGTCCCAAGAAAGCTGTCTGAAGAAGgttga
- the LOC123681279 gene encoding retinol dehydrogenase 13-like, with protein MIPLIQIVNLFLYVFSRLIENIPFRKIPISTKCLVGKTAIVTGGNRGIGFATATALASRGCKVIIADSQNGELSRDQIISDTENKNIVYKHLDLSSLQSVRDFAADICKTEDKIDILINNAGIGVTKKLVSEDGLNYIMQVNIFGAFLLTHLLLDLLKKAKSARVLFVSSIFVNTHNLNLDTLNITNYNMDDHYRTILYSNSKVCCILAAQEFNRKLKKHGIIANAIDPIGVKTQIFQTMKYFNNVLVSSGLALLLNIFHQNVQDVANHYLHVITEKDEEESTGQNYVLSSIARKPTILKNSQFCEDIWCKMEEIVGLKPKEKISS; from the exons ATGATTCCCCTCATACAAATAGTTAATTTGTTTTTATACGTCTTTAGCAGGTTAATCGAAAATATCCCATTTAGAAAAATTCCCATATCGACGAAATGCTTGGTTGGAAAAACAGCTATTGTGACCGGTGGAAATAGAG GTATTGGATTCGCTACAGCGACAGCATTGGCTTCAAGGGGCTGCAAAGTGATCATAGCTGATTCTCAAAATGGAGAACTATCAAGAGATCAAATAATTTCTGATACCGAAAACAAAAACATCGTATACAAACATTTAGATCTGTCATCTCTTCAGTCTGTTAGAGATTTTGCTGCTGACATCTGTAAGACAGAAGACAAAATTGACATATTGATAAATAACGCTGGAATTGGTGTAACAAAAAAATTGGTATCAGAAGATGGTTTGAACTACATTATGCAAGTCAACATTTTTGGAGCTTTTTTGTTGACTCATCTTTTATTGG atctcctaaAAAAAGCGAAATCAGCCAGAGTTTTATTCGTAAGCTCCATTTTCGTTAACACCCATAACCTGAATTTGGATACCCTCAATATAACTAATTATAATATGGACGACCATTACAGAACAATATTGTACAGCAATTCGAAAGTTTGCTGCATATTAGCAGCACAAGAGTtcaatagaaaattgaagaaacatgGTATAATTGCGAATGCCATTGATCCTATTGGTGTGAAGACTCAAATATTCCAAACCATGAAATACTTCAACAATGTGTTGGTATCTTCAGGGTTGGCTCTCCTTTTGAATATATTCCATCAG AATGTTCAAGATGTTGCTAACCATTACCTACACGTAATCACAGAAAAAGATGAAGAGGAATCAACAGGCCAAAACTATGTTTTATCGAGCATTGCAAGAAAACCCACAATTCTCAAAAACAGTCAGTTTTGCGAAGACATCTGGTGTAAAATGGAGGAAATAGTGGGACTGAAACCTAAAGAAAAAATTAGTTCTTAG